The following coding sequences lie in one Arachis ipaensis cultivar K30076 chromosome B05, Araip1.1, whole genome shotgun sequence genomic window:
- the LOC107641426 gene encoding protein FAR1-RELATED SEQUENCE 5-like, whose amino-acid sequence MLLRMDDESGRWHVTYFSDAHNHHVLELQFSSMLLGHRRMSEADIEQMNDMPKGGTGVSRIHGFLASLAGGYHNVPYTTRDMHNVNAKQRREGGLDAESCLSYLRECKANDPALYYKEVVDGEGVLQHLFWCDGTSQIDYQVFGDVVAFDATYKKNIYLSLLVVFSGVNHHNQMVVFAAALVEDEKEKTYVWLLQQLQTAMKGKAPVSIITDGDRKMKSAIEEVFPETHHRLCAWHLLRNATSNIRNSNFTRMFKDCMLGDYEVGTFQKKWFEMVEKFGVADKKMGTRHVREKAQLGHSTHTSKVLCRISHNLKVRGLARCDITEVEADFECAKGNPVITTNLKQLERSAAENYTRAIFYLFVPILDRACAMRVVDSEDNGSYFIHTVSRYDTPGKDWHVIATSKMSEVRILPRWTKDAKVVAVQSMGVLWDSVQLTQHWCLMDWYRKVYKIACHITEKFQFARDIAMLMLKHFENKDAADTSFPPEGPRVAEPQHGIHPGAIQRVTVLMVERKPRDVICAGRWDTMGRRVRTATQWSHPAQLRMTWIRWTLTWWVNHLKDDLVNIYALINGSNHLVFTLVSTL is encoded by the exons ATGCTACTTCGCATGGATGACGAATCAGGACGTTGGCACGTTACGTACTTTTCAGACGCGCATAACCACCACGTTCTTGAGTTGCAATTTTCTTCCATGCTCCTAGGCCATCGGAGGATGAGCGAAGCGGACATCGAGCAGATGAACGACATGCCCAAAGGGGGCACTGGCGTCTCGCGAATCCACGGTTTTTTGGCGAGTCTAGCCGGCGGGTATCATAATGTCCCCTACACAACAAGGGACATGCATAATGTAAATGCGAAGCAACGAAGGGAGGGTGGCCTAGATGCGGAATCATGCTTAAGCTATCTCCGAGAGTGCAAGGCAAATGATCCAGCACTGTACTACAAAGAAGTTGTTGACGGGGAGGGCGTGCTACAACATTTGTTTTGGTGTGACGGCACCAGCCAAATTGATTACCAGGTATTTGGAGACGTGGTTGCATTTGATGCAACGTACAAGAAAAACATTTACCTTTCACTTCTTGTAGTATTCTCCGGTGTGAATCACCACAACCAAATGGTTGTCTTTGCCGCTGCACTCGTGGAAGACGAGAAAGAAAAGACCTATGTTTGGCTGCTTCAACAGTTGCAAACTGCAATGAAAGGGAAGGCTCCCGTGTCCATAATAACCGACGGTGATAGGAAAATGAAGTCTGCAATCGAGGAAGTTTTTCCAGAGACTCACCATCGACTCTGTGCTTGGCACCTACTCCGAAACGCCACGAGCAACATCAGAAATTCTAACTTTACCAGGATGTTTAAGGATTGCATGCTTGGCGACTACGAGGTCGGAACATTCCAGAAAAAGTGGTTTGAGATGGTGGAGAAATTTGGCGTCGCCGATAAAAAGATGGGTACAAGACATGTACGAGAGAAGGCACAGTTGGGCCACAGCACACATACGAGTAAAGTTCTTTGTCGGATTTCGCACAACCTCAAGGTGCGAGGGCTTGCACGCTGTGATATCACG GAAGTGGAGGCTGATTTCGAGTGTGCAAAGGGTAACCCTGTTATAACCACCAACCTGAAACAGTTGGAGCGGAGTGCAGCCGAGAACTACACTCGGGCCATATTCTATTTGTTTGTTCCCATTCTTGACAGGGCCTGTGCAATGAGGGTGGTTGATTCTGAAGACAACGGTTCGTATTTTATCCACACCGTCTCTCGATACGACACTCCGGGGAAGGATTGGCATGTTATTGCAACGTCTAAAATGAGCGAG GTCAGAATATTGCCGAGATGGACCAAGGATGCAAAAGTTGTGGCGGTGCAGTCGATGGGCGTGCTTTGGGATTCTGTACAACTAACGCAACACTGGTGCCTGATGGATTGGTATCGGAAAGTGTACAAAATTGCATGTCACATCACTGAAAAGTTCCAGTTTGCAAGAGACATTGCCATGCTAATGCTGAAGCACTTCGAGAACAAAGATGCAGCGGACACCAGTTTTCCACCCGAGGGGCCACGGGTGGCAGAGCCCCAGCACGGAATCCACCCAGGCGCAATACAAAGGGTAACGGTGCTAATGGTGGAAAGGAAACCCAGAGATGTCATTTGTGCCGGGAGGTGGGACACAATGGGACGACGTGTCCGGACCGCCACACAATGGAGTCATCCAGCGCAGTTGCGGATGACATGGATTCGATGGACACTAACATGGTGGGTTAATCATTTGAAAGATGATCTAGTTAACATTTATGCCTTAATAAATGGTTCTAATCATTTGGTTTTTACATTGGTATCAACTCTATGA